The following are from one region of the Candidatus Deferrimicrobium borealis genome:
- a CDS encoding methylmalonyl-CoA carboxyltransferase has translation MSLEEKFEVLRRRNATAMEGGGRKRIETQHAQGKLTARERVELLLDPNTFVELDRFVQHRCADFEMEKFLGDGVITGYGKVNGRLVYVFAQDFTVYGGSLSEAYAEKICKIMDHAVRNGAPVVGLNDSGGARIQEGVQSLAGYAEIFLRNTLSSGVVPQISAIMGPCAGGAVYSPAITDFILMVKNTSYMFVTGPDVIKTVTHEEVTKENLGGAMAHNERSGVAHFAAEDEKECLYLIRELLSFVPQNNMEDPPAVTPKDSPDRTDESLNQVVPDIPTKPYDIRDVIRKVADDGDFFEIQEHYARNIVIGFARMNGRSVGVVANQPAILAGCLDINSSIKGARFVRFCDAFNIPLLTFVDVPGFLPGTTQEYGGIIKHGAKLLYAFAEATVPKVTVITRKAYGGAYDVMASKHIRADVNFAFPTAEIAVMGPDGAVNIIFRKELVKSDNPEVTKAELVADYRERFASPYKAAELGYIDEVIMPSETRPKVIKAFEMLSNKRDTNPPRKHGNIPL, from the coding sequence ATGTCGCTCGAAGAGAAGTTCGAGGTGTTGCGCAGGAGAAACGCCACCGCGATGGAAGGGGGCGGCAGGAAGCGGATCGAGACCCAGCACGCCCAGGGGAAGCTGACGGCGCGGGAACGGGTCGAGCTTCTCCTTGACCCGAACACCTTCGTCGAGTTGGATCGCTTCGTCCAGCACCGCTGCGCCGACTTCGAGATGGAAAAGTTCCTCGGGGACGGCGTGATCACCGGATACGGGAAGGTGAACGGGCGGCTCGTCTACGTCTTCGCCCAGGACTTCACCGTGTACGGCGGATCCCTTTCCGAGGCGTACGCGGAGAAGATCTGCAAGATCATGGACCACGCGGTGCGCAACGGGGCCCCGGTCGTCGGCCTGAACGACTCCGGGGGCGCTCGGATCCAGGAGGGGGTCCAGAGCCTCGCCGGATACGCCGAGATCTTCCTGCGGAACACCCTCAGCTCGGGGGTCGTCCCCCAGATCTCCGCGATCATGGGGCCGTGCGCCGGCGGCGCCGTCTACTCCCCCGCGATCACCGACTTCATCCTGATGGTCAAGAACACCTCCTACATGTTCGTGACGGGGCCGGACGTCATCAAGACGGTCACCCACGAGGAGGTCACCAAGGAGAACCTCGGCGGCGCGATGGCCCACAACGAGCGCAGCGGCGTGGCCCACTTCGCGGCCGAGGACGAGAAGGAGTGTCTCTATCTCATCCGCGAGCTGCTCTCCTTCGTCCCGCAGAACAACATGGAAGACCCCCCCGCCGTGACGCCGAAGGATTCCCCGGACCGCACGGACGAGAGCCTGAACCAGGTGGTCCCCGACATCCCGACGAAGCCGTACGACATCCGGGACGTGATCCGGAAGGTCGCGGACGACGGGGATTTCTTCGAGATCCAGGAGCACTACGCGCGAAACATCGTCATCGGGTTCGCCCGGATGAACGGGCGGTCCGTCGGCGTCGTGGCGAACCAGCCCGCCATCCTCGCCGGCTGCCTCGACATCAACTCCTCGATCAAGGGAGCGCGCTTCGTCCGGTTCTGCGACGCCTTCAACATCCCGCTGCTGACCTTCGTCGACGTGCCGGGCTTCCTCCCGGGGACGACCCAGGAGTACGGCGGGATCATCAAGCACGGGGCGAAGCTCCTGTACGCCTTCGCCGAGGCGACCGTCCCCAAGGTGACCGTCATCACCCGCAAGGCGTACGGGGGGGCGTACGACGTCATGGCCTCCAAGCACATCCGGGCGGACGTCAACTTCGCCTTCCCGACCGCCGAGATCGCCGTGATGGGCCCCGACGGGGCGGTGAACATCATCTTCCGCAAGGAACTCGTCAAGTCCGACAACCCCGAGGTGACAAAGGCCGAACTGGTGGCCGATTACCGGGAGCGCTTCGCATCGCCGTACAAGGCGGCCGAGCTCGGCTACATCGACGAGGTCATCATGCCCTCGGAGACCCGGCCGAAAGTCATCAAGGCGTTCGAGATGCTGAGCAACAAGCGCGACACGAACCCGCCGCGCAAGCACGGCAACATCCCGCTGTAG
- a CDS encoding (Fe-S)-binding protein, producing MKDADLKALTGLCAKCGTCRTVCTLYPERKTEIAVARGKIALIEAAMRGEDGDAEGVQEALTDCLLCGRCERACPNQVLVEEIVMKGRADLAEEVGIPAWKRVLFGKVMPSPAATGIARKAAAAGQRLLPGKIPTASGLHYRFPDGLGGKGRTVPKLPGKGFLESLGKAEAAAGEVMLFVGCVFDHVFPGVGRAAYETVKASGKSVAVFRDAACCGLPAMVSGDRRSAAECAEANVRRLRAAEPGAIVFPCGSCLLMFKRNVFSLLPKGTPGYDDATYVAERAVDYASFLLSSGVLDRIPDPPSGQNVGEIGYHDPCHLSGTLGKGPEAREALSRAVGPAFAEMAGADLCCGYGGTFNVRDYPTSSRIGETKVTVAARGGTKVISTACSGCVLQMRDMAARTDPALRVVHIAELVHQALFRK from the coding sequence ATGAAGGACGCCGATCTCAAGGCGTTGACCGGCCTGTGCGCGAAGTGCGGCACCTGCAGGACGGTGTGCACCCTCTACCCGGAGCGGAAGACGGAGATCGCCGTCGCCCGCGGGAAGATCGCCCTGATCGAGGCGGCGATGCGCGGGGAGGACGGCGACGCGGAAGGCGTGCAGGAGGCGCTGACCGACTGCCTCCTGTGCGGGCGGTGCGAGCGGGCGTGCCCCAACCAGGTGCTGGTCGAGGAGATCGTGATGAAGGGGCGCGCCGACCTCGCGGAGGAGGTCGGGATCCCCGCCTGGAAGCGTGTCCTCTTCGGGAAGGTGATGCCGTCCCCGGCGGCGACGGGAATCGCCCGGAAGGCGGCCGCCGCGGGACAGCGGTTGCTGCCCGGGAAGATCCCCACGGCGAGCGGGCTCCACTACCGGTTCCCCGACGGGCTCGGGGGGAAGGGGCGGACCGTCCCGAAGCTGCCCGGGAAAGGGTTTCTCGAGTCCCTCGGGAAGGCGGAGGCGGCCGCGGGCGAGGTGATGCTCTTCGTCGGCTGCGTCTTCGACCACGTCTTCCCCGGGGTGGGACGCGCCGCCTACGAGACCGTCAAGGCGTCGGGGAAATCCGTGGCGGTCTTCCGGGACGCCGCGTGCTGCGGCCTCCCCGCCATGGTGTCCGGGGACCGCCGGTCCGCCGCCGAGTGCGCCGAGGCGAACGTGCGCCGACTGCGGGCCGCGGAGCCGGGGGCGATCGTCTTCCCCTGCGGGTCCTGCCTTCTCATGTTCAAGCGGAACGTGTTCTCCCTGCTCCCGAAGGGAACCCCCGGGTACGACGACGCGACGTACGTTGCGGAGCGCGCGGTGGACTACGCGAGCTTCCTCCTCTCCTCGGGGGTTCTCGACCGGATCCCGGACCCGCCGTCGGGGCAGAACGTCGGCGAGATCGGGTACCACGACCCGTGCCACCTGTCGGGGACCCTCGGGAAAGGTCCCGAGGCGAGGGAGGCGCTGTCGCGGGCCGTCGGCCCGGCGTTCGCCGAGATGGCGGGCGCCGACCTGTGCTGCGGCTACGGGGGGACGTTCAACGTGCGCGACTACCCGACTTCCTCCCGGATCGGGGAGACCAAGGTGACGGTCGCCGCGCGCGGCGGGACGAAGGTGATCTCCACCGCCTGCTCGGGGTGCGTCCTCCAGATGCGGGACATGGCCGCGCGGACCGATCCCGCCCTTCGCGTGGTTCACATCGCCGAACTGGTCCACCAGGCCTTGTTCCGCAAGTGA
- a CDS encoding FAD-binding protein has product MHADALSALGNLFGDRLRTSLETRICYSFDATRKTFLPDAVVYPVSAEEVRQTVLLANRHRFPVVPRGAGTGFSGGSLPVRGGVVLSTERMDRIVSIDTENLYAVVEPGVVTETLKAAARERGLFYPPDPASLKFSTIGGNIAECSGGMSAVKYGVTRDYVLGLEAVLGTGELLRTGVATAKGVVGYDLTRMLVGSEGTLGIVTRATLRLLPHPEAAVTVLALFRTNRDASGAVNAVVAAKVTPSAMEIMDRTAIDCVRAVAKVPLPAGTGSALLFEVDGTADSTAREADRVEEACRAHGALEVRRASDMKGRDELWKLRRAISPTLLQLGAVKLNEDIVVPRSRLADMFDFLADLSGRSDVRIVNFGHAGDGNIHVNIMISGADEDETRRAEEAVAEVFRKTVAMGGTISGEHGVGISKAPFLEMEVGPLGVAVMKRLKECFDPNGILNPGKIFLDEAAVRG; this is encoded by the coding sequence ATGCACGCTGACGCCTTATCCGCGCTGGGGAACCTGTTCGGCGACCGCCTGCGGACCTCCCTCGAGACGCGCATCTGCTACTCCTTCGACGCCACCAGGAAGACGTTCCTCCCCGACGCCGTCGTCTACCCGGTAAGCGCCGAGGAGGTCCGGCAGACGGTCCTCCTCGCCAACCGCCACCGGTTTCCGGTCGTCCCGCGGGGAGCGGGCACCGGCTTCTCCGGCGGCTCGCTGCCGGTCCGGGGCGGGGTCGTCCTCTCCACGGAACGGATGGACCGGATCGTTTCGATCGACACGGAGAACCTGTACGCCGTCGTCGAGCCGGGGGTGGTGACGGAGACGCTCAAGGCGGCGGCGAGGGAGCGCGGGCTCTTCTATCCGCCGGACCCGGCGTCCCTCAAGTTCAGCACGATCGGCGGGAACATCGCCGAATGTTCGGGCGGGATGTCCGCCGTGAAATACGGCGTGACCCGCGACTACGTCCTCGGCCTCGAGGCGGTGCTGGGAACGGGGGAGCTCCTGCGCACCGGCGTCGCGACGGCGAAGGGGGTCGTCGGGTACGACCTCACGCGGATGCTCGTGGGTTCCGAGGGGACGCTGGGGATCGTCACCCGGGCGACGCTGCGCCTCCTGCCGCACCCCGAGGCGGCGGTCACCGTGCTCGCGCTTTTCCGGACGAACCGGGACGCCTCCGGCGCCGTGAACGCGGTCGTCGCCGCGAAGGTGACCCCTTCCGCGATGGAGATCATGGACCGCACCGCGATCGACTGCGTCCGGGCGGTAGCGAAGGTGCCGCTTCCGGCGGGAACGGGGAGCGCCCTCCTGTTCGAGGTGGACGGGACGGCCGATTCCACGGCGCGGGAAGCGGACCGGGTGGAGGAGGCGTGCCGCGCCCACGGCGCCCTCGAGGTCCGCCGGGCCTCCGATATGAAGGGGAGGGACGAACTCTGGAAGCTCCGCCGCGCGATCTCCCCGACCCTTCTCCAGCTCGGGGCGGTCAAGCTCAACGAGGACATCGTCGTCCCGCGAAGCCGCCTCGCCGACATGTTCGACTTCCTCGCCGATCTCTCCGGCCGGAGCGACGTGCGGATCGTGAACTTCGGCCACGCGGGGGACGGAAACATCCACGTGAACATCATGATCTCGGGCGCGGACGAGGACGAGACGCGGCGCGCGGAGGAGGCGGTCGCGGAGGTTTTCCGGAAGACCGTCGCGATGGGGGGGACGATCTCGGGAGAGCACGGGGTGGGGATCTCCAAGGCGCCGTTCCTCGAGATGGAGGTCGGCCCGCTCGGCGTCGCGGTGATGAAACGGCTCAAGGAGTGCTTCGATCCGAACGGGATCCTCAACCCCGGGAAGATCTTCCTCGACGAGGCGGCGGTTCGCGGATGA
- a CDS encoding alpha/beta fold hydrolase translates to MPEITVQGRVVQFQDSVKASRRGIVFLHGAGGSHHTFRDQWAGLKGAARLVIPDLPGHGRSGGTPPESVDAYAAWVVEFVKEIGLDRFLLAGHSMGGAIALQVALGGLKGLEALVLLGTGARLRISPVIFDGIGERFREFAPELVGWMTSAASSDLLREDVASDVLSTRPATFLADFHACNGFDVMNRLDAIRVPTLVISGDDDRLIPLKYGEYLAVNIPGAVLKIIHGAGHLAMLEKPTEVNAVITSFLHSLEG, encoded by the coding sequence ATGCCGGAAATCACCGTCCAGGGCCGGGTCGTCCAGTTCCAGGACAGCGTGAAGGCGAGCCGGCGGGGGATCGTTTTCCTGCACGGGGCCGGCGGATCCCACCACACGTTCCGGGACCAGTGGGCGGGGCTCAAAGGCGCGGCGCGGCTGGTGATCCCCGACCTTCCCGGGCACGGCCGCAGCGGAGGGACACCGCCGGAGAGCGTGGACGCCTACGCCGCGTGGGTCGTCGAATTCGTGAAGGAGATCGGCCTCGACCGGTTCCTCCTCGCCGGGCACTCGATGGGCGGGGCGATCGCCCTCCAGGTCGCCCTGGGGGGCCTCAAGGGGCTGGAAGCCCTCGTCCTCCTCGGCACCGGCGCGCGGCTCCGGATCAGCCCGGTGATCTTCGACGGGATCGGCGAGCGCTTCCGGGAGTTCGCCCCCGAGCTGGTCGGCTGGATGACGTCGGCCGCCTCGTCCGACCTTCTCCGCGAAGACGTCGCCAGCGACGTTCTCTCCACGCGGCCCGCCACCTTCCTCGCCGATTTCCACGCCTGCAACGGGTTCGACGTGATGAACCGCCTGGACGCGATCCGCGTTCCCACGCTCGTGATCAGCGGCGACGACGACCGCCTCATCCCGTTGAAGTACGGGGAGTACCTCGCCGTCAACATCCCGGGCGCGGTGCTCAAGATCATCCACGGCGCCGGCCACCTCGCGATGCTCGAGAAGCCGACCGAGGTCAACGCGGTCATCACCTCCTTCCTCCACTCCCTCGAGGGGTAA
- a CDS encoding heterodisulfide reductase-related iron-sulfur binding cluster translates to MKTIGREILWNLPHAAAVIMYALFGVVLLVIAWGVFRRVESYRLGRAERENRFDDLRGRLWDTVRLALGQERVLHRKFGGLVHLCIFSAFIVLFIVTCLVAVEYDLGIRILDGNFYIVFKLFAETFGALLLLGVAGALLRRIAFRPPGLTKENDDTLQLLLIGAIGVTGFLVETARIAATHPAIAPISFVSNALAPALFGGMPLPEILSAHKALWWTHLLIAFGFLATLPLTKMIHMGTGTASVFLRTSRPKGALQPIPDIEEEENPGVAAVTDFSWKQLLSADGCTKCGRCQDECPAFAAEMPLSPRDVVLKTKDELGLDLYGSLVPSATNVDKATGKRIVPDFVREVLFPEEIWACTTCRACMQACPVMIEHIDMIVDVRRGYVAASKVPDTVKTALRKMGDTGNPWGLPQDDRIAWAEGLDVPFAAEKKEFEYLYWVGCAGAYDPRNQKVTRAIVSLLNRAGVSYATLGLEEMCCGESARRMGEEGLFQLGMVEMVKEVFAGYKVKKVITQCPHCFNTFRNEYPQFGVDVEVLHHSVLLRDLIAQGKLSPRKANNVSLAFHDSCYLGRHNDIYDAPREALAAIPGVAINEMKRNREEGFCCGAGGGGMWMESPGKRINHLRFGQAMATGANAVGSACPYCLIMFDDAIKYNNLDDSVKAKDIAELVADSL, encoded by the coding sequence ATGAAGACGATCGGACGCGAGATCCTGTGGAACCTGCCGCACGCGGCGGCGGTCATCATGTACGCCCTGTTCGGGGTGGTCCTGCTCGTGATCGCCTGGGGGGTGTTCCGGCGGGTGGAGTCGTACCGCCTCGGGCGGGCGGAGCGGGAGAACCGGTTCGACGACCTCCGGGGCCGCCTGTGGGATACCGTGCGCCTCGCCCTGGGACAGGAGCGGGTTCTGCACAGGAAGTTCGGCGGGCTCGTCCACCTGTGCATCTTCTCCGCCTTCATCGTCCTCTTCATCGTCACCTGCCTCGTGGCCGTGGAGTACGACCTCGGGATCCGGATCCTCGACGGGAATTTCTACATCGTCTTCAAGCTGTTCGCGGAGACCTTCGGAGCGCTGCTGCTCCTCGGCGTCGCGGGGGCCCTTCTCCGCAGGATCGCCTTCCGGCCGCCGGGGCTCACGAAGGAGAACGACGACACGCTGCAGCTTCTGCTCATCGGCGCCATCGGCGTCACGGGGTTCCTGGTCGAGACGGCCCGCATCGCGGCGACCCATCCGGCGATCGCGCCGATCTCGTTCGTCAGCAACGCCCTCGCGCCGGCCCTCTTCGGGGGGATGCCCCTTCCGGAGATCCTGTCGGCGCACAAGGCGCTCTGGTGGACCCACCTGCTGATCGCCTTCGGGTTCCTCGCCACCCTCCCCCTCACGAAGATGATCCACATGGGGACGGGTACGGCGAGCGTCTTCCTGCGGACCTCCCGCCCGAAGGGGGCGCTCCAGCCGATCCCGGACATCGAGGAGGAGGAGAATCCCGGCGTCGCCGCGGTCACCGATTTCTCCTGGAAGCAGCTCCTCTCCGCGGACGGGTGCACCAAGTGCGGCAGGTGCCAGGACGAATGCCCGGCGTTCGCGGCGGAGATGCCCCTGTCCCCCCGGGACGTGGTCCTGAAGACGAAGGACGAGCTGGGGCTGGACCTCTACGGGAGCCTCGTGCCTTCGGCGACGAACGTGGACAAGGCCACCGGGAAGCGGATCGTCCCCGATTTCGTCCGTGAAGTCCTTTTCCCGGAAGAGATCTGGGCGTGCACGACCTGCCGCGCGTGCATGCAGGCGTGCCCCGTGATGATCGAGCACATCGACATGATCGTCGACGTCCGCCGTGGGTACGTGGCCGCGTCGAAGGTCCCCGACACCGTGAAGACGGCGCTGCGGAAGATGGGGGACACCGGGAACCCGTGGGGGCTGCCCCAGGACGACCGGATCGCGTGGGCGGAAGGGCTCGACGTCCCCTTCGCCGCGGAGAAGAAGGAGTTCGAGTACCTGTACTGGGTCGGCTGCGCGGGGGCGTACGACCCGCGCAACCAGAAGGTCACCCGCGCCATCGTCTCCCTGCTCAACCGGGCCGGCGTGAGTTACGCGACTCTCGGGCTCGAGGAGATGTGCTGCGGGGAGTCCGCCCGGCGGATGGGGGAGGAAGGACTGTTCCAGTTGGGAATGGTCGAAATGGTGAAAGAGGTGTTCGCCGGGTACAAGGTGAAGAAGGTCATCACGCAGTGCCCCCACTGCTTCAACACCTTCCGGAACGAGTACCCCCAGTTCGGGGTGGACGTCGAGGTCCTCCACCACTCCGTCCTGCTCCGCGATTTGATCGCCCAGGGGAAGCTCTCCCCCCGGAAGGCGAACAACGTGTCGCTCGCATTCCACGACTCTTGCTATCTCGGCCGGCACAACGACATCTACGACGCCCCCCGGGAGGCGTTAGCCGCCATCCCGGGCGTCGCGATCAACGAGATGAAGAGGAACCGGGAGGAAGGGTTCTGCTGCGGCGCCGGCGGCGGCGGGATGTGGATGGAGTCCCCGGGAAAGCGGATCAACCACCTTCGCTTCGGGCAGGCGATGGCCACCGGCGCGAACGCCGTCGGTTCGGCGTGCCCCTACTGCCTCATCATGTTCGACGACGCGATCAAGTACAACAATCTCGACGATTCGGTGAAGGCGAAGGACATCGCGGAACTGGTGGCGGATTCCCTGTAA